From a region of the Mercurialis annua linkage group LG1-X, ddMerAnnu1.2, whole genome shotgun sequence genome:
- the LOC126665667 gene encoding probable disease resistance RPP8-like protein 2, producing MVSVTDIALAVLGKISNLLIQESDLLLGVDAEIEQIESILRERVYATSRSVVNAKNLREVLYDIEDAIDELVTRAAHTRNRFAFFRDAVASVDLPKHFFYVLAIDDLINHYHFHKKLKQHRGSVRFGYDWHAALRKRSFGLHHLRRASRKVPDKENSREVVYNIQDDIDEFVLKVRNRRWRVALLNSVLAFADLPKQFSYVLALTDLIDHYEMRKKLEQLKRSLSYSYCFDHRPCAGLWKSSFGLDLNAASTITSPVINKLEGLVAQELLINPAVRKRARWLRDEFKYLDEFIRQADSKELTEVGMTWMEELCDVCRSTENVVDLFMNYQQQHMMNSSRKLLKNLIFAPQNFISQQKLANQMARIKDRIYVISLRRDQAFTSHVSLHGRIYSRRGFYSFHASNQLDMVSFDEDVDAVTAQLLKDDPCCVTISIVGVKGIGKTSLASLIYNSQAIAYHFPGRVWMSGERMFSNEEIMKNVLHLKDDQDLRFHLNERYDSYRDRVRQIVNARLTDKKHLIVIDGYRYANAFWKKMGFLFSEVSNGTRILFTVSHQKRSPPVTETDFTYRLHLRSDDESWALFAHTLNIRIPLELENNLKEDILRRCGGLPEVIVELGKRISQRNATLEEWSTILSQFIQDEEPWSEILEEINKHLPLYLRRCLFYFGLFPASYTVPARRLVALWVAEGLGRQQDDSKPPEYVAEEYLRELVNENMVQVTKRSLNGKIKTCCLPEALRLHWYTKAKEANFLKGHNDKSGGTRRLADHLDPNDALFNHIHGNNSTSLYPCYSNVVSFLSFDTREDRKAGEDIGKFLDRCISSNCFHFLWVLDLERIFKPKLPRAVTQLIRLKYLGLRSTYLEILPVFIDKLLGLQTLDLKRTCITNLPRSIWKMRKLRHLFLDESSRSIFVPRQEGTVFTELQTLWGVFIDEDSPVKNGLDTLSNITRLGLKCKISSPSQKVAMSSQLETVENWVGSLKKLQSLRLKSFDESNQPWDLHLQSLVSHVDLTSIYLVGKFKNPHLVSELPKNLMELTLSASDIAEDPMQMLENLPSLKILIFLLGSYTGKKMLSKCGGFPKLEVFKLKKLVQLEEWNMEEGSMPWLKELDIESCCNLKMLPNGLRFVRYLREVKLIKLAMLSSKLMDKQSEDWNNISHARHVLVED from the coding sequence ATGGTGAGTGTCACAGATATTGCATTGGCGGTCTTAGGGAAAATATCCAATCTCCTTATTCAGGAGTCAGATTTACTGCTTGGTGTAGATGCTGAAATCGAACAGATTGAAAGCATACTGCGAGAACGGGTATATGCTACATCCAGGTCCGTGGTCAACGCAAAGAATTTAAGGGAAGTTCTCTACGACATTGAAGATGCCATTGATGAGTTGGTTACTAGAGCAGCACATACAAGGAACAGATTTGCTTTCTTTCGTGATGCGGTGGCTTCTGTTGATTTACCGAAACATTTCTTTTATGTTTTGGCTATCGATGATCTGATAAATCATTACCATTTCCATAAGAAGTTGAAGCAGCACAGGGGTTCTGTTCGCTTTGGCTATGATTGGCATGCTGCTTTACGGAAACGATCCTTTGGCCTCCACCATCTGAGAAGAGCGTCTAGAAAAGTACCCGATAAAGAGAATTCAAGAGAAGTTGTTTACAACATCCAAGATGACATTGATGAGTTTGTATTGAAAGTAAGAAATAGAAGGTGGAGAGTTGCTCTCCTCAACTCTGTTTTGGCTTTTGCTGATTTGCCAAAACAATTCTCTTATGTTTTGGCTTTAACTGATCTAATAGATCATTATGAAATGCGTAAGAAGTTGGAACAGCTCAAGCGCTCGCTTTCCTACAGTTACTGCTTTGACCATAGGCCGTGTGCCGGTTTATGGAAAAGCTCCTTTGGCCTCGACCTCAATGCTGCCAGTACAATTACTTCTCCtgttataaataaattagaagGTTTGGTTGCCCAAGAATTGCTCATCAATCCTGCTGTGAGAAAGCGAGCCAGGTGGTTAAGAGATGAATTCAAGTATTTGGATGAATTCATACGACAAGCTGACTCAAAAGAGTTAACTGAGGTAGGGATGACATGGATGGAGGAACTTTGTGATGTTTGTAGATCAACTGAGAATGTTGTTGACCTCTTCATGAACTATCAACAACAACATATGATGAACAGCAGcagaaaacttttaaaaaacttgATTTTTGCTCCACAAAATTTCATTTCTCAGCAAAAACTTGCCAATCAGATGGCACGGATCAAAGATAGAATCTATGTTATTTCCCTTAGAAGAGACCAGGCCTTCACAAGTCATGTGTCACTACATGGAAGAATATATTCTCGGAGAGGGTTTTACTCATTTCATGCTTCAAATCAACTTGATATGGTAAGCTTTGACGAGGATGTAGATGCAGTTACTGCACAGCTGTTGAAAGACGATCCTTGTTGCGTAACTATTTCAATTGTAGGTGTCAAAGGAATTGGCAAGACTAGCCTTGCGAGTTTAATCTACAACAGCCAAGCTATTGCATATCATTTCCCTGGCCGTGTTTGGATGTCTGGCGAAAGAATGTTCTCTAATGaagaaattatgaaaaatgtATTGCACCTTAAAGATGATCAAGATCTAAGATTCCATTTAAATGAGAGATATGATAGCTATAGAGATAGGGTGAGGCAAATCGTCAATGCCCGCTTGACAGATAAGAAGCATCTCATTGTTATTGATGGTTACCGGTATGCAAATGCATTCTGGAAAAAAATGGGATTTTTATTCAGTGAGGTATCAAATGGCACAAGAATATTATTCACTGTTTCTCATCAAAAGAGATCTCCACCAGTCACTGAGACCGATTTTACATACAGATTGCATTTGCGAAGTGATGATGAGAGTTGGGCATTATTTGCACATACTTTGAACATAAGAATCCCCCTTGAgctagaaaataatttaaaggaaGATATTTTAAGAAGATGTGGAGGTCTGCCAGAGGTGATAGTGGAACTAGGAAAACGGATATCGCAGAGGAATGCAACTCTAGAGGAATGGTCGACTATTCTTAGCCAATTTATTCAAGATGAAGAGCCATGGTCAGAAATATTGGAGGAGATTAACAAACATTTGCCTTTGTATTTGAGGCgatgtcttttttattttggattatttcCGGCAAGTTATACGGTCCCTGCTAGAAGATTGGTTGCCTTGTGGGTTGCAGAGGGCTTAGGACGTCAACAGGATGATTCAAAACCTCCTGAGTATGTTGCAGAGGAATATTTGAGGGAGTTGGTGAACGAGAACATGGTTCAAGTGACAAAAAGGAGTCTCAATGGAAAGATTAAGACTTGTTGCCTACCTGAGGCTCTGCGACTGCACTGGTATACCAAAGCTAAGGAAGCTAATTTTCTCAAAGGCCACAATGACAAGAGTGGTGGAACACGCCGTCTTGCAGATCATCTTGACCCAAATGATGCTCTCTTCAATCACATCCATGGTAACAACTCAACTTCTCTTTACCCTTGCTATAGCAATGTTGTTTCTTTTTTATCGTTTGATACTCGAGAAGATAGAAAAGCAGGGGAAGATATAGGCAAGTTTCTTGATCGATGCATCTCTAGCAATTGCTTCCACTTCTTATGGGTGTTGGATCTTGAACGCATATTCAAGCCAAAACTACCCAGGGCAGTAACTCAGCTCATTCGGTTAAAGTACCTTGGTTTGAGGTCAACTTATCTAGAGATACTTCCAGTGTTCATTGACAAATTGCTCGGTCTTCAAACATTGGACTTGAAAAGAACTTGCATTACAAATCTTCCTAGATCAATATGGAAGATGCGGAAACTGAGACATTTGTTCTTGGATGAGAGTTCTCGCAGCATATTTGTCCCTCGTCAAGAAGGTACAGTTTTCACGGAGCTTCAAACTCTATGGGGAGTCTTTATCGATGAAGACAGTCCAGTGAAAAATGGCTTAGACACCTTGTCAAATATTACAAGATTGGGGCTGAAGTGCAAGATATCATCACCATCTCAAAAAGTGGCAATGTCCTCTCAGCTGGAAACTGTCGAAAATTGGGTTGGAAGTCTAAAAAAACTTCAGTCCTTGAGGTTGAAATCATTTGATGAATCAAATCAGCCATGGGATCTACACTTGCAGTCTTTAGTAAGCCATGTGGATCTTACGAGTATATACTTGGTTGGAAAATTTAAGAATCCGCATTTGGTGTCCGAGCTCCCTAAGAACCTCATGGAGCTGACCTTGTCAGCATCTGATATAGCAGAAGACCCAATGCAAATGTTGGAGAACCTTCCTAGTCTTAAAATCCTGATATTTCTATTAGGATCATATACCGGAAAGAAAATGTTGTCCAAGTGTGGAGGATTTCCGAAGCTTgaagtttttaaattaaagaaactgGTGCAATTGGAGGAATGGAACATGGAGGAAGGATCGATGCCATGGTTGAAGGAATTAGATATCGAATCCTGCTGTAATTTAAAAATGCTTCCCAACGGGCTGCGGTTTGTTAGGTATCTCAGAGAAGTGAAACTAATAAAACTGGCAATGTTGTCATCGAAACTGATGGATAAACAAAGTGAGGACTGGAATAACATTTCCCATGCGCGGCATGTCCTTGTAGAAGATTGA